The proteins below come from a single Triticum aestivum cultivar Chinese Spring chromosome 5D, IWGSC CS RefSeq v2.1, whole genome shotgun sequence genomic window:
- the LOC123120194 gene encoding uncharacterized protein — MGNCLVIQDRKEIKVMSVVDGEILKALPPPLSKGAPARVSGSDPDDELRAQKQHLNHVRVGDLGQLHRLFPSDVKAPSAAADPGAVMRVKLVISKQELRRMLGKDDMVALMRRGSEDQQQEEIGCCRGWRPALHSIPEGSGDLFY; from the coding sequence ATGGGGAACTGCCTGGTGATCCAAGACAGAAAGGAGATCAAGGTGATGAGCGTCGTCGACGGCGAGATCCTCAAGGCGCTCCCGCCACCCCTCTCTAAGGGCGCCCCCGCACGCGTCTCCGGCTCAGACCCCGACGACGAGCTCCGGGCGCAGAAACAACACCTCAACCACGTCCGGGTGGGCGACTTGGGGCAGCTGCATCGTTTGTTCCCCTCCGACGTGAAGGCGCCTTCCGCCGCCGCTGACCCTGGCGCCGTCATGAGGGTGAAGCTTGTCATCAGCAAGCAGGAGCTCAGGCGGATGCTGGGCAAGGACGACATGGTGGCTCTCATGCGAAGAGGATCGGAAGATCAGCAGCAGGAGGAGATCGGTTGCTGCAGAGGGTGGCGGCCTGCCTTGCACAGCATACCTGAAGGCAGCGGTGATTTATTCTATTAG
- the LOC123120193 gene encoding pentatricopeptide repeat-containing protein At2g13600 → MGGRPDSCRYSASGMRRLLPTLAVHLPPCPTPAATPPATAAGVNVETVLHHIERAISVGDVRRLGRAAHALLVKTALNHHTLLSNRLVELYATLNSPAASRAAFEDLPYRNAHSYNNLLAALSRGPATLPDALHLLDAMPASSRNVVSYNTVISALARHGRQREALCVFARLARDRCLGPEVAVDRFAVVSVASACAGMGAVRPLREMHGAVVVSGVEVTVIMANAMVDAYSKAGRVEDARTLFNQMSIRDTVSWTSMIAGYCRAKRIDEAVRVFHMMPEQDTIAWTALISGHEQNGEEDAALELFRQMLVQGMAPTPFALVSSLGACAKLGLVIRGKEVHGFMLRRCIGSDPFNIFIHNALIDMYSKCGDMATAMLVFARMPERDFISWNSMVTGFSHNGQGKQSLAVFKRMLEAEVQPTYVTFLAVLTACSHAGLVSDGRQILESMKYHGVEPRAEHYASFIDALGRNHQLEEASEFIKGLSSRIGPGTTGSWGALLGACRVHGNIEIAEEVAESLFQLEPGNSGRYVMLSNIYAAAGQWDDARRIRGIMKEKGLKKDQACSWIEVQNAKHMFVADDTSHCEANEIYGTLDKLFDHMRVVVDPVEDQLALC, encoded by the coding sequence ATGGGCGGCCGGCCCGATAGTTGCCGCTACTCTGCTTCTGGCAtgcgccgtctcctgccgacgctCGCCGTCCACCTGCCGCCATGCCCCACGCCCGCGGCTACtccacccgccaccgccgccggcgtcAACGTCGAGACGGTGCTCCACCACATCGAACGTGCCATCTCCGTGGGCGACGTCCGCCGCCTCGGCCGTGCCGCGCACGCGCTCCTCGTAAAGACGGCGCTCAACCATCACACCCTCCTCTCCAACCGTCTCGTCGAGCTCTACGCCACGCTAAACTCCCCGGCGGCCTCCCGCGCAGCCTTCGAAGACCTCCCGTACAGGAATGCCCATTCCTACAACAACCTCCTGGCCGCGCTTTCACGCGGCCCCGCCACCCTCCCCGACGCCCTCCACCTGCTTGACGCAATGCCTGCCTCCTCTCGCAACGTTGTATCCTACAACACCGTCATCTCGGCCCTAGCGCGGCACGGCCGGCAGAGGGAAGCACTCTGTGTGTTCGCCCGGTTGGCCAGGGACAGGTGCCTGGGGCCGGAGGTGGCCGTCGACCGTTTTGCAGTGGTCAGCGTGGCGAGCGCTTGCGCTGGGATGGGAGCCGTGAGGCCACTCCGAGAGATGCATGGCGCGGTAGTGGTGTCCGGGGTGGAGGTGACGGTCATTATGGCCAATGCAATGGTGGATGCCTACAGCAAGGCCGGGAGGGTGGAGGACGCCAGGACGTTGTTCAACCAGATGAGCATCCGGGACACTGTCTCTTGGACATCGATGATTGCAGGGTACTGCCGTGCGAAGAGGATCGATGAGGCAGTCCGGGTATTTCACATGATGCCGGAGCAGGACACAATTGCATGGACGGCACTCATCTCTGGGCACGAGCAGAATGGTGAGGAGGATGCCGCTCTGGAACTTTTTCGACAGATGCTGGTTCAGGGGATGGCACCAACACCGTTTGCTTTGGTGTCGTCTCTTGGTGCATGCGCCAAGCTCGGGCTTGTTATTCGAGGGAAGGAAGTGCATGGTTTCATGTTGCGCCGCTGCATCGGTTCAGACCCTTTCAACATTTTCATCCACAATGCCCTCATTGACATGTACTCCAAGTGCGGTGACATGGCGACTGCCATGTTAGTGTTTGCACGGATGCCTGAACGGGACTTCATCTCCTGGAACTCCATGGTGACAGGGTTCTCGCACAATGGCCAGGGGAAGCAGTCACTTGCTGTGTTCAAAAGGATGCTTGAAGCTGAAGTGCAGCCAACCTATGTTACTTTTCTTGCTGTCCTAACGGCTTGCAGTCATGCCGGTCTAGTCTCTGATGGCCGTCAGATTCTTGAATCAATGAAGTACCATGGTGTTGAACCAAGGGCGGAACACTATGCCTCCTTCATAGATGCTCTTGGTCGGAACCATCAACTGGAAGAAGCAAGCGAGTTCATCAAAGGTTTGTCATCCAGGATTGGTCCAGGTACAACTGGGTCGTGGGGGGCGCTTCTTGGCGCATGCCGTGTTCACGGCAATATTGAGATTGCAGAGGAAGTGGCGGAGTCCCTTTTCCAGTTGGAGCCTGGAAACAGCGGTCGGTATGTCATGTTGTCAAACATTTACGCAGCGGCAGGTCAGTGGGATGATGCCCGCCGTATCAGGGGGATTATGAAGGAGAAGGGTTTGAAGAAGGACCAAGCTTGCAGTTGGATCGAGGTGCAGAATGCGAAGCACATGTTTGTTGCTGATGACACGTCTCACTGTGAGGCAAATGAGATATATGGGACGCTGGACAAACTTTTTGATCATATGCGTGTTGTAGTGGATCCTGTTGAAGACCAGCTTGCGCTGTGCTGA